The following are encoded in a window of Anopheles gambiae chromosome X, idAnoGambNW_F1_1, whole genome shotgun sequence genomic DNA:
- the LOC1271960 gene encoding uncharacterized protein LOC1271960 isoform X3, translating into MHLATQQQQQQQQQQQQQQQHRHHFGTGTPPPALDSDLDASLKKDRKLRSNSDSSNATSGGGGGAGKHKNGGLGGKAANGGHGHHHHHHHHHHHSRGAMHAKSSRAESVLSSDSDIRFTRRKLGDNQKCGCALIAGFLLILLCAGAIVYVGYTYLRPEPLPDRIFRARLRVIEGDRWTPELADQNTLRFQHRARDYRERINLIMRRSDLREPFEGSEILALDGNEEPGDLTLHFALYFDPYAELVSAADLRSILLEEITGQERKYFRNLTIDPNSLVIKEVSGTGDDIVGTSSSPLGGKDEVTVEIVTTARPPRKCEPLRLGYCRSVGYNVTTYPNFFGHGSLEEVEADLISFRELVDAECFRQAFDFICRLLQPPCEYRSIEEPTAGTVCRQYCQSFWAGCGERLPERLRRYLDCERFPESTGVQSCHSKPGCTGELQANALSSRLCDGVADCADLSDENTCTFCAYGAISCGRSRACYARNARCDGKLDCPDGSDEKDCLSISPQVSFLTFPPPIVPFRPRFYSEGYAVFSEKGTTGKLCSVGMEGNEYVRNTVAESLCKALGYERVDYSEIRNDTEPNTSYVRVLDPRASEISFVRTQCQSKQSLYVACSHLECGVQSTLPTSQNIGLSKMATPGDWPWHVALLRADTHVCDGTLVSKDWVLTTESCFQGQAKATWMAVFGAVRLSSNAPWTQRRRIIGMVKSPVEGSTAAMVRLETPVVYSDFVRPICLPDLPLKETIDRSDNSVTPTPHAEKYSTGGKSSKAVVGRKLKEYRQYFEMPGEDELAADEYGDLNEAAKYVNQYSADFADEQYHIPQAEAAVGPVQGRPTPSPPSAGVPSAAYPLPANSPQTNNYISALNYISSGGAANVGAPGGGVGFLQQPTKLGKQSQWTNCNTLGWSRQRDHLQRVQLKLIDMSPCENISIATVNSMCAESAYHKQDCSEEEFAGSPVVCLLPSDRRWALVGISSWRIACAPNGIERPRMYDKITPNTPWIRDTISATVT; encoded by the exons TAgcgacacagcagcagcaacagcaacagcagcagcagcagcagcagcagcagcaccgtcaTCACTTTGGCACCGGGACGCCACCGCCCGCGCTCGATTCCGATCTGGACGCGAGCCTCAAGAAGGACCGGAAGCTGCGCTCCAACTCGGACAGCTCCAACGCCACCAGCGGTGGAGGAGGTGGTGCAGGAAAGCACAAGAACGGAGGGCTGGGCGGGAAGGCGGCGAACGGAGGGCAcggccatcatcaccaccatcaccatcaccatcatcacagcCGGGGGGCAATGCACGCGAAAAGCAGCCGGGCGGAGTCGGTCCTGTCGAGCGATTCCGACATACGGTTTACGCGCCGCAAGCTCGGCGACAACCAGAAGTGTGGCTGTGCGCTGATTGCCGGCTTTCTGCTGATACTGCTGTGCGCCGGTGCGATCGTTTACGTTGGCT ACACGTACCTGCGGCCGGAACCATTGCCGGATCGGATATTCCGGGCGCGGCTGCGCGTGATCGAGGGTGACCGATGGACGCCCGAGCTGGCAGATCAGAACACGCTGCGCTTCCAGCACCGAGCCCGCGACTACCGGGAGCGCATCAATCTCATAATGCGCCGGTCAGACCTGCGCGAACCGTTCGAGGGTAGTGAAATTCTTGCACTGGATGG CAACGAGGAACCGGGCGACCTGACGCTACACTTTGCGCTCTACTTCGACCCGTACGCCGAGCTGGTGTCGGCGGCCGATCTGCGCTCCATCCTGCTGGAGGAGATCACGGGCCAGGAGCGCAAGTACTTCCGCAACCTGACGATCGATCCGAACAGCCTGGTAATTAAGGAAGTGTCTGGCACGGGCGACGACATCGTCGGCACGTCCTCCTCGCCGCTCGGCGGCAAGGATGAGGTGACGGTGGAGATCGTCACGACCGCACGACCCCCGCGCAAGTGTGAGCCGCTGCGGCTCGGGTACTGCCGGTCGGTCGGGTACAACGTCACGACCTATCCGAACTTCTTCGGCCACGGCTCGCTGGAGGAGGTCGAGGCGGATCTGATCTCGTTCCGGGAGCTGGTCGATGCGGAGTGTTTCCGCCAGGCGTTCGACTTCATCTGCCGGTTGCTGCAGCCGCCGTGCGAGTACCGCAGCATCGAGGAGCCGACGGCTGGGACGGTCTGCCGCCAGTACTGCCAGTCGTTCTGGGCGGGCTGCGGCGAGCGGCTGCCGGAGCGTCTGCGCCGCTATCTGGACTGCGAGCGGTTCCCGGAGTCGACGGGTGTGCAGTCGTGCCACAGCAAGCCGGGCTGCACGGGCGAGCTGCAGGCAAATGCGCTCTCGTCGCGGCTGTGTGACGGTGTAGCTGACTGTGCCGACCTGTCGGACGAGAACACGTGCACGTTCTGTGCGTACGGGGCGATCTCCTGCGGAAGAAGCCGCGCTTGCTACGCCCGCAATGCCCGCTGCGACGGCAAGCTGGACTGTCCGGACGGTAGCGACGAGAAGGATTGCC TGTCCATCTCGCCCCAGGTAAGCTTCCTGACGTTCCCGCCACCGATCGTCCCATTCCGGCCACGGTTCTACTCGGAGGGCTACGCCGTCTTCTCGGAGAAGGGCACCACCGGCAAGCTGTGCTCGGTCGGGATGGAGGGCAACGAGTACGTGCGCAACACCGTCGCCGAGTCGCTGTGCAAGGCGCTCGGGTACGAGCGGGTCGACTACTCGGAGATACGCAACGACACGGAGCCGAACACGAGCTACGTGCGCGTGTTGGATCCGCGCGCGTCCGAGATTTCGTTCGTGCGCACGCAGTGCCAGAGCAAGCAGTCGCTGTACGTCGCCTGCAGCCACCTGGAGTGTGGCGTGCAGTCGACGCTACCCACGAGTCAGAACATCGGCCTTTCCAAGATGGCGACGCCGGGCGATTGGCCGTGGCATGTGGCGCTGCTCCGGGCCGACACGCACGTCTGCGACGGCACGCTG GTTTCAAAAGATTGGGTCCTCACGACGGAATCATGCTTCCAGGGCCAGGCAAAGGCCACGTGGATGGCGGTGTTTGGTGCGGTGCGCCTCTCCTCCAACGCACCCTGGACGCAGCGGCGTCGTATT ATCGGTATGGTGAAGTCACCGGTAGAGGGCAGCACCGCCGCCATGGTACGGCTCGAGACGCCCGTCGTCTACTCGGACTTTGTGCGACCCATCTGTCTGCCCGATCTGCCGCTCAAGGAGACGATCGATCGCAGCGACAACAGCGTGACGCCGACGCCGCACGCGGAAAAGTACTCGACCGGCGGCAAGTCCTCGAAGGCGGTGGTCGGCCGCAAGCTGAAGGAGTACCGGCAGTACTTCGAGATGCCGGGCGAGGACGAGCTGGCGGCGGACGAGTACGGCGACCTGAACGAGGCGGCCAAGTACGTCAACCAGTACAGCGCAGACTTTGCCGACGAGCAGTACCACATCCCGCAGGCGGAGGCTGCCGTCGGGCCGGTGCAGGGCCGTCCCACACCGTCACCACCGTCGGCGGGTGTACCGTCGGCTGCCTATCCGCTGCCCGCCAACTCGCCGCAAACGAACAACTACATCTCCGCGCTGAACTACATCAGCTCGGGCGGTGCCGCGAACGTGGGCGCGCCGGGCGGTGGCGTTGGGTTCCTCCAGCAGCCGACCAAGCTGGGCAAGCAGAGCCAGTGGACGAACTGCAACACGCTCGGGTGGTCGCGCCAGCGGGACCATCTGCAGCGGGTGCAGCTGAAGCTGATCGACATGTCGCCGTGCGAGAACATCTCGATCGCGACGGTGAACAGCATGTGCGCGGAGTCGGCCTACCACAAGCAGGACTGCAGCGAGGAGGAGTTTGCCGGCAGCCCGGTGGTGTGCCTGCTGCCGAGCGATCGGCGCTGGGCCCTGGTCGGCATTAGCTCGTGGCGCATCGCCTGCGCCCCGAACGGTATCGAGCGCCCCCGGATGTACGACAAGATTACGCCCAACACGCCCTGGATACGGGACACGATCTCCGCCACGGTGACGTGA
- the LOC1271960 gene encoding uncharacterized protein LOC1271960 isoform X2, translated as MLEKPGPKYPESDDCDSLPPPPPPDDDSYFDDDDRLSHGHHHHHHHHHQLQQQQQQHLAHLAQAHHNGMHLATQQQQQQQQQQQQQQQHRHHFGTGTPPPALDSDLDASLKKDRKLRSNSDSSNATSGGGGGAGKHKNGGLGGKAANGGHGHHHHHHHHHHHSRGAMHAKSSRAESVLSSDSDIRFTRRKLGDNQKCGCALIAGFLLILLCAGAIVYVGYTYLRPEPLPDRIFRARLRVIEGDRWTPELADQNTLRFQHRARDYRERINLIMRRSDLREPFEGSEILALDGNEEPGDLTLHFALYFDPYAELVSAADLRSILLEEITGQERKYFRNLTIDPNSLVIKEVSGTGDDIVGTSSSPLGGKDEVTVEIVTTARPPRKCEPLRLGYCRSVGYNVTTYPNFFGHGSLEEVEADLISFRELVDAECFRQAFDFICRLLQPPCEYRSIEEPTAGTVCRQYCQSFWAGCGERLPERLRRYLDCERFPESTGVQSCHSKPGCTGELQANALSSRLCDGVADCADLSDENTCTFCAYGAISCGRSRACYARNARCDGKLDCPDGSDEKDCLSISPQVSFLTFPPPIVPFRPRFYSEGYAVFSEKGTTGKLCSVGMEGNEYVRNTVAESLCKALGYERVDYSEIRNDTEPNTSYVRVLDPRASEISFVRTQCQSKQSLYVACSHLECGVQSTLPTSQNIGLSKMATPGDWPWHVALLRADTHVCDGTLVSKDWVLTTESCFQGQAKATWMAVFGAVRLSSNAPWTQRRRIIGMVKSPVEGSTAAMVRLETPVVYSDFVRPICLPDLPLKETIDRSDNSVTPTPHAEKYSTGGKSSKAVVGRKLKEYRQYFEMPGEDELAADEYGDLNEAAKYVNQYSADFADEQYHIPQAEAAVGPVQGRPTPSPPSAGVPSAAYPLPANSPQTNNYISALNYISSGGAANVGAPGGGVGFLQQPTKLGKQSQWTNCNTLGWSRQRDHLQRVQLKLIDMSPCENISIATVNSMCAESAYHKQDCSEEEFAGSPVVCLLPSDRRWALVGISSWRIACAPNGIERPRMYDKITPNTPWIRDTISATVT; from the exons TAgcgacacagcagcagcaacagcaacagcagcagcagcagcagcagcagcagcaccgtcaTCACTTTGGCACCGGGACGCCACCGCCCGCGCTCGATTCCGATCTGGACGCGAGCCTCAAGAAGGACCGGAAGCTGCGCTCCAACTCGGACAGCTCCAACGCCACCAGCGGTGGAGGAGGTGGTGCAGGAAAGCACAAGAACGGAGGGCTGGGCGGGAAGGCGGCGAACGGAGGGCAcggccatcatcaccaccatcaccatcaccatcatcacagcCGGGGGGCAATGCACGCGAAAAGCAGCCGGGCGGAGTCGGTCCTGTCGAGCGATTCCGACATACGGTTTACGCGCCGCAAGCTCGGCGACAACCAGAAGTGTGGCTGTGCGCTGATTGCCGGCTTTCTGCTGATACTGCTGTGCGCCGGTGCGATCGTTTACGTTGGCT ACACGTACCTGCGGCCGGAACCATTGCCGGATCGGATATTCCGGGCGCGGCTGCGCGTGATCGAGGGTGACCGATGGACGCCCGAGCTGGCAGATCAGAACACGCTGCGCTTCCAGCACCGAGCCCGCGACTACCGGGAGCGCATCAATCTCATAATGCGCCGGTCAGACCTGCGCGAACCGTTCGAGGGTAGTGAAATTCTTGCACTGGATGG CAACGAGGAACCGGGCGACCTGACGCTACACTTTGCGCTCTACTTCGACCCGTACGCCGAGCTGGTGTCGGCGGCCGATCTGCGCTCCATCCTGCTGGAGGAGATCACGGGCCAGGAGCGCAAGTACTTCCGCAACCTGACGATCGATCCGAACAGCCTGGTAATTAAGGAAGTGTCTGGCACGGGCGACGACATCGTCGGCACGTCCTCCTCGCCGCTCGGCGGCAAGGATGAGGTGACGGTGGAGATCGTCACGACCGCACGACCCCCGCGCAAGTGTGAGCCGCTGCGGCTCGGGTACTGCCGGTCGGTCGGGTACAACGTCACGACCTATCCGAACTTCTTCGGCCACGGCTCGCTGGAGGAGGTCGAGGCGGATCTGATCTCGTTCCGGGAGCTGGTCGATGCGGAGTGTTTCCGCCAGGCGTTCGACTTCATCTGCCGGTTGCTGCAGCCGCCGTGCGAGTACCGCAGCATCGAGGAGCCGACGGCTGGGACGGTCTGCCGCCAGTACTGCCAGTCGTTCTGGGCGGGCTGCGGCGAGCGGCTGCCGGAGCGTCTGCGCCGCTATCTGGACTGCGAGCGGTTCCCGGAGTCGACGGGTGTGCAGTCGTGCCACAGCAAGCCGGGCTGCACGGGCGAGCTGCAGGCAAATGCGCTCTCGTCGCGGCTGTGTGACGGTGTAGCTGACTGTGCCGACCTGTCGGACGAGAACACGTGCACGTTCTGTGCGTACGGGGCGATCTCCTGCGGAAGAAGCCGCGCTTGCTACGCCCGCAATGCCCGCTGCGACGGCAAGCTGGACTGTCCGGACGGTAGCGACGAGAAGGATTGCC TGTCCATCTCGCCCCAGGTAAGCTTCCTGACGTTCCCGCCACCGATCGTCCCATTCCGGCCACGGTTCTACTCGGAGGGCTACGCCGTCTTCTCGGAGAAGGGCACCACCGGCAAGCTGTGCTCGGTCGGGATGGAGGGCAACGAGTACGTGCGCAACACCGTCGCCGAGTCGCTGTGCAAGGCGCTCGGGTACGAGCGGGTCGACTACTCGGAGATACGCAACGACACGGAGCCGAACACGAGCTACGTGCGCGTGTTGGATCCGCGCGCGTCCGAGATTTCGTTCGTGCGCACGCAGTGCCAGAGCAAGCAGTCGCTGTACGTCGCCTGCAGCCACCTGGAGTGTGGCGTGCAGTCGACGCTACCCACGAGTCAGAACATCGGCCTTTCCAAGATGGCGACGCCGGGCGATTGGCCGTGGCATGTGGCGCTGCTCCGGGCCGACACGCACGTCTGCGACGGCACGCTG GTTTCAAAAGATTGGGTCCTCACGACGGAATCATGCTTCCAGGGCCAGGCAAAGGCCACGTGGATGGCGGTGTTTGGTGCGGTGCGCCTCTCCTCCAACGCACCCTGGACGCAGCGGCGTCGTATT ATCGGTATGGTGAAGTCACCGGTAGAGGGCAGCACCGCCGCCATGGTACGGCTCGAGACGCCCGTCGTCTACTCGGACTTTGTGCGACCCATCTGTCTGCCCGATCTGCCGCTCAAGGAGACGATCGATCGCAGCGACAACAGCGTGACGCCGACGCCGCACGCGGAAAAGTACTCGACCGGCGGCAAGTCCTCGAAGGCGGTGGTCGGCCGCAAGCTGAAGGAGTACCGGCAGTACTTCGAGATGCCGGGCGAGGACGAGCTGGCGGCGGACGAGTACGGCGACCTGAACGAGGCGGCCAAGTACGTCAACCAGTACAGCGCAGACTTTGCCGACGAGCAGTACCACATCCCGCAGGCGGAGGCTGCCGTCGGGCCGGTGCAGGGCCGTCCCACACCGTCACCACCGTCGGCGGGTGTACCGTCGGCTGCCTATCCGCTGCCCGCCAACTCGCCGCAAACGAACAACTACATCTCCGCGCTGAACTACATCAGCTCGGGCGGTGCCGCGAACGTGGGCGCGCCGGGCGGTGGCGTTGGGTTCCTCCAGCAGCCGACCAAGCTGGGCAAGCAGAGCCAGTGGACGAACTGCAACACGCTCGGGTGGTCGCGCCAGCGGGACCATCTGCAGCGGGTGCAGCTGAAGCTGATCGACATGTCGCCGTGCGAGAACATCTCGATCGCGACGGTGAACAGCATGTGCGCGGAGTCGGCCTACCACAAGCAGGACTGCAGCGAGGAGGAGTTTGCCGGCAGCCCGGTGGTGTGCCTGCTGCCGAGCGATCGGCGCTGGGCCCTGGTCGGCATTAGCTCGTGGCGCATCGCCTGCGCCCCGAACGGTATCGAGCGCCCCCGGATGTACGACAAGATTACGCCCAACACGCCCTGGATACGGGACACGATCTCCGCCACGGTGACGTGA